Part of the Candidatus Brocadia sinica JPN1 genome, TTTTGACGTCTTCGTATAAATAAAAAACTACCACCTCTGCGGGTTCTTTTTCAACAGTTCCAATTTTGATATTAATATCCATAAATATCCTTAATTCAGGTAATACATTGTTTTGATAATAAGGTGTAATGTTAATCAATTAATTTAGCATTAACCTGTCAGGTGTGTCAAACGAATAATCAGGGGAGGTTAAAAATATTCTGTCTTATTCGAGAAAACAGAATAGTAACAAGAAAGACCCCGGAAGGGGAGATGCCAAAAGATTTATAGGGGAAAAACTGGGGAAATCCGGTACGCAAGGAGATTTACTAAACTTCTTTACATTGAAAGGCTATGATGTACTGGACGTATTCTTCCAGAATCTTTGTCTGCTCCTCTGTTGATAACAAACGGTAAGGCACAACGGCATCTTTTGTCCAGAAGCATGTATTTTTGATAATCATGCTGAGGTGGAGGATGCGAGGGAGATGCTCTGCAGGATATTTTTTCAAATCGATTCCATTAACACCAATAGATTCCAGAAATTTATTATTCATAATTACTCCTTCCTTAGATTCGCCACTGCCAGGAACAGCCGTTTGACCGCAATCCGGTATCAATAGCCATTTTTACGATTCTGTCTTAACATTCATAATTATCGGCACAAATGGTGATTAATTTAATAAAAAAGGGAGGGAGGAGCAGAGCATTTAGGGTGAATCCTTTCCTTGCGATGGAAAGGAAAGGCGGGTGGTTATATGTCTGATGATACGCGCAATAATTCTTCCAGTGTTGTTTCTCCCCTGCGAACAGATTCGAGTCCATCCTCCCACAAGTTCTTTGTCCCCCTCTTTTGAGCTTCTTTCATGATCTCACTGGAATCTTTATGGGCCAGGACAAGCCGCCGTATGGCATCATCCACACATAAAAACTCGGCAATACACTTTCTGCCTTTAAATCCCGCATTATTACAGTCATCACAGCCCCTGGGTTTATACAAATACTCCCCTTCTTTTAATCCTACCGTCTTGCGTATATCCTCCCCTGGCAAATACGGTTCACGACACTTTCCGCACATCTTTCGCACCAGACGCTGGGCAAGGACACCAATGACGCACGAAGAGATCAGATAGTCCTCCATCCCCATATCCATTAACCGGGTAAATGCAGACGCCGAGTCATTTGTGTGAAGCGTCGACAAAACAAGGTGCCCGGTTAAGGCGGCCTGTATGGCAATCGACGCCGTTTCCCGGTCTCTGATTTCACCAATAAGAATAATGTCGGGATCGTGCCGTAAAATGGAGCGCAGTCCGGAAGCAAAGGTCAAATCTATCTGAGGATTTACCTGGATTTGATTCACTCCATCCATGCTATATTCCACAGGGTCTTCCACCGTTACAATCTTTACCTCCGGTGAAACTACCTCCTTCAGCACCGCGTAGAGCGTGGTCGTTTTTCCGCTCCCCGTCGGACCGGTCACAAGCAACATACCCTCAGGCTTATTCACCATACGCCGAAACCTCCCCAAAAATTCCTGGCTGAATCCCAGTTTTTCCAAATCGAGCGTAACCGCAGTCCGGTCCAGGATCCTCATTACTACACCTTCACCATGGCTCATGGGAATAATCGAGACCCTCAAATCTACCTCCTTGCCTGCCACCTTCATCTTAATCCGGCCATCCTGAGGCAACCGTTTCTCTGCAATGTTCAACTTTGCCATAATCTTGATACGGGAAATAATGCCATTGTAAAGCTCCCGGGGAGGAGGCGTCAGCTCCCGCAAAACCCCATCCACACGGTACCGCAACCGTGCATTCCTCTCAAAAACCTCCAGGTGCACGTCGCTTGCCCCTATTTCGATCGCCTTCGTTAACGTGCTATTTACCAGCCGTATAACGGGAGCCTCGGAAGCCATGTCCCGCAAGTGCTCCACGTCTTCCATTACTTCAATACTGGATGTCGCCGTGTCTTCCTCTTTAACCTCACCCTCATAAATAGTTTCGAGAGAGGCCAGAATATCTTTTTCACAGCCGGCAAAAATCTGTACCTGTTTATTCGTGGCCAACGCAACGGTCTCCACCAGCAAAGAATCCTGCGGGTCCGCAAGGGCAATATCCAGGGTCCCATCACGCAGACTGAGCGGGAGCACACGGTTTGTCATCAGAAATACCTTCGGCATATTTTCCACCAGCGGATACCGGTCATCCTTTTTCTTTTCCCAAACCGGTATCTGCAGTAATTTACTATACGCGAGCCTGAGGTCTTCTTCTGAAACAGTTCCCAGATCGATCAGGATGCGGCCCAGCTTCTGCCCTGTTTGCCTTTGCACCTCGATGGCACGGTCCAAATCAGCGCGAGTCACTCTCCCAATATCGAGTAATACGTCTCCAATATTGTTAATCGTTGCTTGATCCATAATTTAACGCTTAAGAAATTTCCGATTTACGAATTACGATTTGAGATTGAAAAAATCGCAAATCTGAAATCGTAAATCTAAAATTTTAATTCAGTCCCTGTTTGGTTCTGACTCATCCAGGTTAGGAATATTCTCCTGACATTTCGAACAGCACTCTCACTCCCAACTTACCACATCCTTGTCCTCACCATCTCCCCCGGAATTACCATCTGCGCCGTATGAAAGGATATCGTAATCTCCATGCTCACCAGGATAGGTATAGACATAATTATTCCCCCAAGGGTCTTTGGGAATAATCTTTTTCTTTAAATACGGGCCCTTCCAGTTAAGAGCCCCCTGTGGCTCGGCTACCAGCGCCTCCAAACCCTGCTCCTGTGTGGGATATTTTGTCGTATCGAGTTTATACATCTCCAGGGCGCTTGAAAACCCTTCTATCTGCTGCTTGGCAACGGTTTGCCGGGATTCACCAACACGACCGATCATCTTGGGACCTATCAATGCGGCAAGCAACCCAATAATAATCATAACAATCAACAGTTCCAGCAAGGTGAAACCGCCTTGCCTCAACAATTTCAACTTCAGCTTTTCTTCCATTTTCAGTCACTCCATAAAATTTAATAAAAGGTTACACGTTCACAAAGGGGGGAATTCAAAAAGTCTCCCCTGGTTTTAATAATCAGGAATTTTATCTTGTATAATTCCCCTCTTTCTAGAGGGGATACAGGGGTGTGTAAACCATCCGTAACACACCCCCGGCCCCTCTTTTTAGAGGAGAGCTTAAAGGTTGCTGCCAAAGGCAGCCTAATTTAATGTATAGGAATTTCAAAGTTGTTGCAGATCGAAGAGCTTCTTCGCTCTCCATTGAAAAGAGGTACGCCGAATATCGAATATCGAACAAAGAATGTTGAATGATGAAGTATTTTTACTTCACTATTCGATATTCCTTGTTCTGCGGTTCGACGTTCTCTTTAAATAAGTCGCCGAAGGCCTAATTTAATAAAGGAGGTAAGATTTTTGCGCTTCATACTGCCTCAAAATCGCATAAACAAAATGAAAATTCCTATACAATCAAGTCATTCATCTTCCACATCCATATCTTCGTCACCTTCTTCACCATCAGAAAATTCTGTTTCGTCATCACCCTCTTCATAATCCTCCTCCTCATACTCAGCATCGTTTATATACGCCTCGTCAGTCTGCACGTCTTTCGTTAATGTATCAGAATCTTTCCATTTATCAATAACTTTTTCAATATCCTCATCACTCAGTTCCCCGCCGTTTCTTCCATAACGAACGACCTGTTCCATTTCTTCACCGATTTTATAATAAGCTAACCCACCCAGGGGTTCCACATGCAATACAGCCACCCTTGTATCACAGACAAATCCGATTTTTTCCGCCAAAGCAGTCCCATTTGGATAAAATGTAAATGTCTTTATCTGGTCGTCCCGCGCTTCAATCGTGTTAATAAACACCTCTATGTTGGCGGGTAATCTGAGTACCTTTCTATCGTCATTCCAGCAAAAACCTCTATACAGATCAATTGTCACATGCGCCGCCTGGGCGTTCGACATAGCCTTAATACGCGCCTCCCTGAGAAAATATACCAGTTCTGACATTGTTTTCCTGAATTTGATCGTGTCAAAAGAACCTGCGTATCTGGGTACGGCCACGCCGGCAATAATGCCCATAATCGCCAAAACAACGATCAACTCAATAAGTGTAAAACCTTTGTTACTTCGCAATGGAACTGACTTCCTGTATAGAATTAGGCCTTCGGCAATTTAAAATATCTATTTTCGCAATGGCAGTCCACCCCCTTCACCCCCGCCAGCGGGGGACAGTTGTTGTCCCCTGCAGTGATGGGGAATTAAGGGGGAGGCGCTTTTATCTGAAATTGCACATATAAACTAAAACTCTTATTTTACTACATTTTCTGATTGTTTACAATCATTTCAAAAAGAAAGGGGCGCCACGTCTTTTGACATGACACCCCTTTTTTATACTATATAAAATTCCTGATACAACGTGCATAAAAAACATGGGGGCGAACTTTTAATTCGCCCCCATGGGAACTACTCCTGTCCCTGCGTTTTTTTGCAGGACTACTTCTCTTACTTCTTCCTTACCTTCACGGTAATAGTGTCTTTCACTTCCTTCCTAGCCGCATCCCGGAATCTAACCTTTGCATTACCGGTCTTCTTCGTCGCAGTAATCGTAAACTGCGCCTGACCGTTAGCATCCGTTAATGCACTTGGAGGAGACACGACTATTCGTTTCTTACCACTTGTCGTCGTAGCAGTAATCAAGCGATTTGGGGATGCCTCGCCATTGCTGCATGTCACCGTTACCGTTTCCGTTGCGCTTTCTTCTCTCAACAGCTTCAGAGGCTCCGGTTCAGCATCTAATTCTACCGGTTCGCAAGGCGGCGTTGGAGTTGGAGTAACTCCAGGAGTTAATTCTATTCTTCCATCAGCGACGCCACCATCTGTCACCGTGACGGTCTTTGTGTTCGTGATGTACCCTGTCGCAGCCGCAGTTATCGTTCGGTCTCCAACAGCCACATCATTGAATGAATAAACACCATCCTGACCTCCAACTGTGCTAGTGACAGTCTGTTCGCCTGTATCGAGGGACACAGTAGCGCCGTTGATACCTGCACTTGTTTCAGAGTCAGTTACCTGACCCAGAATTCTACCAACTTGTGGCGGAGGTGTTGGCGAAGCCACAGGCGATGGCGTCACAATCACTTCAGGAGTTAATTCTATTCTCCCATCAGCGACGCCACCATCTGTCACCGTAACGGTCTTTGTATTCGTGATGTATCCTGTCGCAGCCGCAGTTATCGTTCGGTCTCCAACAGCCACATTATCGAATGAATAAACACCATCCTGACCTCCAACTGTGCTAGTGACAGTCTGTTCGCCTGTATCGAGGGACACAGCCGCGCCGTTGATACCTGCGCCTGATATAGAGTCAGTAACTTGACCTAAAATTCTACCAACCCCGGTTGGTGTCGGTGTAACGCCCGGCGTAGGCGTGACTCCTGGTGTTGGCGAAGCCCCTGGTGTCGGAGTTGGAACTGCCTCACCTACCAAAGAGGTATCCGTAACTGTAGAAACCCCTCCGTCTGCATTTGGATTATCAGTGAAAGTAGTTGTCAGTGTATCGCCTACTGCAGCTCTTATCCTCGTATTGATCAAGGTGCTATCTGAACTGACAGCAATTGTACCCAGGAACGATCCAGTATCGACACCCGTCTCTGTTAAACGCAATGTAGTTCCGCTTGAATCCGTCGTAGATTTAATATTTACGTTAACAAGATTCGCCGTTGCGATTGATGTATTTGTTTCTGGATCAAACAGCGATACAACTGCATTACCACCCAACCCAACATTGTCGGCTGCAAATTCCAGAACAGCGCCAAAGTTCTTGGTGCTTGCCTCTTTTGTGACATCCTGCAGCGGTGATGCATCATTATAGGTGGCTATTACTGTGCCATTTGCCACCGCCCTTATTACTTGAGGCGTGGCATTTTGATTTGTTGATGCTCCCGTGGAGAATGTCCCTTGGAATATACCAGAATTCCCGGTTGTTTCAGTTAAATTTAAATCAAATCCTGTTGTATCGGACGAAGATGTGATTTTAACCTGAGCGCCATCCAGCCCACCAGTAGTATTTAGATCATTATCCTCGAGTGTGACTACTGCTGAATCGCCATTCAAGAAAAGCTCTTGTTTGCTAAGGTTTAATGAACCAACACCACCGGCGCCTACCACTGACACCGTTGTGTATGAAGAAAGATTATTCTCTGTGGTGGCATTTGGCGAGTCATTGTAGAATACTGTGATATTATCTCCATTAGAGACTTTCAGAACAGGAGGTGACACTCCATTATTTGTCGAAGAACCTGTAACATTCGTAAGTTTAAATGTCCCTCTGAACGTGCCTGAATTTGCGCCTGTTTCTACAAGCTGGAGAGATACTGTATTCGCTGTATTGCTAAAATCACTGCCTGACACACTGGCGGCCCGGCTAGCAAAGATTTGCTTCGCGATGAAACCGTTCTTAAACGTTGAATTGTTCGCTGTGGTGCCAGTTCCCGGCAAACCTAAACCAACTTCATTCACGTTCGTTATACTAGCCGTATTATTGAAGGTTGTCTGCGGCGTTG contains:
- the gspE gene encoding type II secretion system ATPase GspE translates to MDQATINNIGDVLLDIGRVTRADLDRAIEVQRQTGQKLGRILIDLGTVSEEDLRLAYSKLLQIPVWEKKKDDRYPLVENMPKVFLMTNRVLPLSLRDGTLDIALADPQDSLLVETVALATNKQVQIFAGCEKDILASLETIYEGEVKEEDTATSSIEVMEDVEHLRDMASEAPVIRLVNSTLTKAIEIGASDVHLEVFERNARLRYRVDGVLRELTPPPRELYNGIISRIKIMAKLNIAEKRLPQDGRIKMKVAGKEVDLRVSIIPMSHGEGVVMRILDRTAVTLDLEKLGFSQEFLGRFRRMVNKPEGMLLVTGPTGSGKTTTLYAVLKEVVSPEVKIVTVEDPVEYSMDGVNQIQVNPQIDLTFASGLRSILRHDPDIILIGEIRDRETASIAIQAALTGHLVLSTLHTNDSASAFTRLMDMGMEDYLISSCVIGVLAQRLVRKMCGKCREPYLPGEDIRKTVGLKEGEYLYKPRGCDDCNNAGFKGRKCIAEFLCVDDAIRRLVLAHKDSSEIMKEAQKRGTKNLWEDGLESVRRGETTLEELLRVSSDI
- the gspG gene encoding type II secretion system major pseudopilin GspG, giving the protein MEEKLKLKLLRQGGFTLLELLIVMIIIGLLAALIGPKMIGRVGESRQTVAKQQIEGFSSALEMYKLDTTKYPTQEQGLEALVAEPQGALNWKGPYLKKKIIPKDPWGNNYVYTYPGEHGDYDILSYGADGNSGGDGEDKDVVSWE
- a CDS encoding pilus assembly FimT family protein; amino-acid sequence: MRSNKGFTLIELIVVLAIMGIIAGVAVPRYAGSFDTIKFRKTMSELVYFLREARIKAMSNAQAAHVTIDLYRGFCWNDDRKVLRLPANIEVFINTIEARDDQIKTFTFYPNGTALAEKIGFVCDTRVAVLHVEPLGGLAYYKIGEEMEQVVRYGRNGGELSDEDIEKVIDKWKDSDTLTKDVQTDEAYINDAEYEEEDYEEGDDETEFSDGEEGDEDMDVEDE